In Pseudomonas oryzicola, one DNA window encodes the following:
- a CDS encoding amino acid permease — MQQAQGLKRGLSARHIRFMALGSAIGTGLFYGSASAIQMAGPAVLLAYLIGGAAVFMVMRALGEMAVHNPVAGSFGHYASTYLGPMAGFILGWTYAFEMVIVAIADVTAFGIYMGFWFPEVARWIWVLGIVFLIGGLNLCNVRVFGEMEFWLSLLKVGAIVAMILAGLGIMAFGFSQADSGQAVGISNLFEHGGFMPNGVGGLIASFAVVMFAFGGIEIIGVTAGEAKDPQRVIPKAINAVPLRILLFYVLTLLVLMCLYPWPQIGSQGSPFVQIFSNLGIGSAAAVLNIVVISAAISAINSDIFGAGRMMYGLAQQGHAPRGFGRLSKHGVPWMTVVVMGAALLIGVLLNYLIPENVFLLIASIATFATVWVWLMILLTQVAMRRSMSRDQVAKLQFPVPFWPYGPAMAIAFMVFIFGVLGYFPDTQAALFVGVVWVVFLVASYLLWCKPRAGQGQPTAEPAELHR; from the coding sequence ATGCAACAAGCTCAAGGTCTCAAGCGCGGCCTGTCAGCCCGCCATATCCGTTTCATGGCCCTCGGTTCCGCCATTGGCACCGGCCTGTTCTATGGTTCCGCTTCGGCCATCCAGATGGCCGGTCCGGCTGTGCTGCTGGCCTACCTGATCGGCGGCGCCGCCGTGTTCATGGTCATGCGCGCGCTCGGTGAAATGGCCGTGCACAACCCCGTTGCCGGCTCGTTCGGCCACTATGCCAGCACTTACCTCGGCCCCATGGCCGGCTTCATCCTCGGCTGGACCTACGCCTTCGAGATGGTCATCGTCGCCATTGCCGACGTCACCGCCTTCGGTATCTACATGGGCTTCTGGTTCCCGGAGGTGGCCCGCTGGATCTGGGTGCTGGGCATCGTGTTCCTGATCGGCGGCCTCAACCTGTGCAACGTCAGGGTATTTGGCGAGATGGAATTCTGGCTGTCGCTGCTCAAGGTCGGCGCCATCGTGGCTATGATCCTGGCCGGCCTGGGCATCATGGCCTTCGGCTTCAGCCAGGCAGATAGCGGGCAGGCCGTGGGCATAAGCAACCTGTTCGAGCACGGCGGCTTCATGCCCAATGGCGTGGGTGGCCTGATCGCCTCCTTTGCCGTGGTGATGTTCGCCTTCGGCGGCATCGAGATCATCGGCGTCACCGCTGGCGAGGCCAAGGACCCGCAGCGCGTGATCCCCAAGGCGATCAATGCGGTGCCGCTGCGCATCCTGCTGTTCTACGTGCTGACCCTGCTGGTGCTGATGTGCCTGTACCCCTGGCCACAAATCGGCAGCCAGGGCAGCCCGTTCGTGCAGATCTTCAGCAACCTGGGCATTGGTTCAGCCGCCGCCGTGCTGAACATCGTGGTGATTTCCGCCGCGATCTCTGCCATCAACAGCGACATATTCGGTGCTGGCCGCATGATGTATGGCCTGGCCCAGCAAGGCCATGCCCCGCGCGGCTTCGGCAGGTTGTCGAAGCATGGCGTGCCGTGGATGACCGTGGTGGTGATGGGCGCTGCACTGCTGATCGGTGTGCTGCTCAACTATCTGATCCCGGAGAACGTGTTCCTGCTGATCGCCTCGATCGCGACCTTTGCCACCGTATGGGTGTGGCTGATGATCCTGCTTACCCAAGTGGCCATGCGTCGCAGCATGAGCCGCGACCAGGTTGCCAAACTGCAATTCCCGGTACCCTTCTGGCCTTACGGCCCGGCCATGGCCATTGCGTTCATGGTATTCATCTTTGGTGTGCTCGGTTACTTCCCCGATACCCAGGCGGCACTGTTTGTCGGCGTGGTGTGGGTGGTGTTCCTGGTGGCGTCCTACCTGCTGTGGTGCAAGCCGCGCGCAGGGCAGGGCCAGCCGACAGCGGAACCGGCCGAGCTGCACCGCTAG